From Streptomyces sp. 6-11-2, one genomic window encodes:
- a CDS encoding DUF5667 domain-containing protein: MIANVSAHRRANAFAQALEELSDRGTAAEQAEGPARAPAAAEQTEQGRMLALATGLDALPRPELDPEVKVVQRARLVAAMEAMLQESTAAGEASDPPVPRQRARGAHRASGLGKLRPRTRLSKSLAAGGLSVGVAAGAFGGVAAASSSALPGDSLYGLKRGIEDFKLTYLTDGADEQGQAYLDLASTRLSEARRLMERGRGGGLDHESLGEIRRTLSGMQHDATEGHRLLHEAYERDPDSLRPIQALSTFSRSHREAWGALRDRLPVQLGDVSQQVSSVFDAIDDEVAPLQSMLPQHPAPGGDGTQHGPRPTPTAGSPGAAHSAQPSTGGDTSSGSPHTGSDSPSASTGSGSADEGLFGGSTGGLLDPPKPSSGSASPSATKSPSSGPDVTIPPLLPGLLPGLGINAEDAK, from the coding sequence GTGATCGCGAATGTATCGGCGCACCGGCGGGCGAACGCCTTCGCCCAGGCCCTGGAAGAACTGTCCGACCGGGGCACGGCGGCCGAACAGGCCGAAGGACCGGCACGGGCCCCGGCTGCCGCGGAACAGACCGAGCAGGGCCGCATGCTGGCCCTCGCCACCGGTCTGGACGCGCTGCCGCGGCCGGAGCTGGACCCCGAGGTCAAGGTCGTCCAGCGGGCCCGCCTGGTGGCCGCGATGGAGGCCATGCTCCAGGAGAGCACCGCGGCGGGCGAGGCGAGTGACCCACCGGTGCCCAGGCAACGGGCGCGCGGCGCACACCGGGCGAGCGGCCTGGGGAAACTGCGGCCGCGCACGCGGCTGAGCAAGTCGCTGGCCGCCGGCGGACTCAGCGTGGGTGTGGCCGCGGGAGCCTTCGGCGGAGTGGCCGCCGCCAGCTCCAGCGCCCTCCCCGGTGACTCGCTGTACGGCCTCAAGCGCGGCATCGAGGACTTCAAGCTCACCTACCTGACCGACGGCGCCGACGAGCAGGGCCAGGCCTACCTCGACCTCGCCTCGACCCGGTTGAGCGAGGCCCGCAGGCTGATGGAGCGCGGCCGCGGCGGCGGGCTCGACCACGAGTCGCTCGGCGAGATCCGCCGCACCCTGTCCGGGATGCAGCACGACGCGACCGAGGGCCACCGCCTGCTGCACGAGGCGTACGAGCGCGACCCCGACTCCCTGCGTCCCATCCAGGCCCTCTCCACCTTCTCGCGGTCCCACCGCGAGGCCTGGGGCGCGCTCCGCGACCGCCTCCCCGTGCAGCTCGGCGACGTCAGTCAGCAGGTGTCGTCGGTGTTCGACGCCATAGACGACGAGGTCGCCCCGCTCCAGTCGATGCTCCCCCAGCACCCCGCCCCGGGCGGCGACGGCACGCAGCACGGCCCCCGGCCGACACCGACCGCCGGTTCGCCCGGCGCCGCGCACTCGGCCCAGCCCAGCACCGGCGGCGACACCTCCTCCGGCAGCCCCCACACCGGCAGCGACAGCCCCAGCGCGTCGACCGGCTCGGGCAGCGCGGACGAGGGGCTGTTCGGCGGCTCCACCGGCGGCCTGCTGGACCCGCCGAAGCCCAGCAGCGGCAGCGCCTCGCCGTCCGCGACCAAGTCGCCCTCCAGCGGCCCCGATGTGACGATCCCGCCGCTTCTCCCGGGCCTGCTGCCCGGCCTCGGTATCAACGCGGAGGACGCGAAGTAG